From the genome of Leptotrichia sp. oral taxon 847:
CCGGTGCAATTATGATGAATATTATCCCAAATGGTTTTGGACTTTCAGTCGGGCAAATCACAATAATATTAATCGTTTTAATGTGGGCTATGATAATTCTTGGAGGATATGGAGTTCTTGATGGAATTTCAAAATTTGTTATGATTTCTTTGACGTTAGCAACTACAATTGCAGTAATTATAGCTGTTATTAAAGGAGGACGTCATATTCCAGCAAATTTTGTGGCACCATCTCCATGGCATCTTGCATCGCTTCCATTTATCATATCACTGATGGGTTGGATGCCTGCGCCAATAGAAATTTCAGCAATAAATTCAATGTGGTTAAAAGAAAAAAAACGTTCATCAAATGTTTCGTATGAAGATGGATTATTTGATTTTAATGTTGGATACATAGGAACAGCTATTCTTGCAGTTATATTTTTAGCACTTGGAGCATTAATCCAATACGGTTCACCTGAAAAAGTAAAACCAGCAAGTGCCGCTTACATTGCGCAACTTATAAAAATGTACATGACTGAAATTGGTTCATGGTCGAGACTACTTATTGCGTTTATAGCATTTATGTGTCTGTTTGGAACAACAATTACTGTTATTGATGGATATTCTCGTGCAAATAATGAGACATTAAGACTTCTTTTAGGAAAAGAAAAACCTTCACAAAAATCTCTTAATATCTGGTTTACAGTAACTTCAATAATCGGTATTTTGATCGTGCTTTTATTCTCGGGAAATGTTGCTAAAATGATGCGTTTTGCAATGATTGCTTCATTTATCTCAACACCAGTTTTTGCGTGGTTAAATTTGCAACTTGTTAAAACAGGGAAACATAAAGTGTCAGGAGCTTTATATTGGCTTTCAGTTGTAGGACTAATTTATCTTTCGGCTTTTGCAATTTTCTTTATGGTAGCCTATTTCGGAGGACTTTTATAAAAAAATTTAAAAATTAAAATTTGTACCGAAAAACTAAGTAATACAAAAAGTTTGGAGGTACATTTTTTATTTATAAGAAAATTAGGTTTATATTTTTTTATAAAAAAATAGTCAAATAATTTATTCGACTACTTCTTATTACTAATAAAATTAAAATTTTTAAATTTTTAAAGTCCTATTATTTCCCAGTTATCATGACTTTTTCCATTAATCACTCCATTTTTTACATTTTGAATGTAAGCTATCATCATATTCTGAATAGTTCCAGCATCGCCTCCCAGTTCGTCTTTTGATGACCACAGTATTTTTATATTTTCTCCTTCAAATATTCCGCCTTTTTTTATTAACTGTTGAAATCTGTATGAGTTCATTCCAACTTTCAATTTCATCTCGGGAGTGATTTTCTCTCCATTTTCAAGTGCCAAATTTATAACTTTTTGACCTTTTTGATTTCTTAAGTCAATTTTATATTTTACACCGCCAAAAATATCAAAATTAACATATTTTGACTTCAATCTTTCCTTGTTGTAACGATAGTTTTTGTCGTCTCTCTGAATCGTGTCAAAATAATCTGCTGACCATTCCATATATTTTTTTAACTGAGCTCCCGTCATTTCAAAAACTGTTACATCTCCTCCAGCGTATCTGTAATTGTAAATAATATCTTTTCTTTTTATATCCCCTCTATTCAATTTTATATTTTCATAGTCGTAAGAAAATGAAACAACATCAGCTTTACTGTAATACTTTTCCACATCGGTAATAAATGATGACATCCCTGTATCTTTTGCAAATGAAATTGATACTCCACAAGTTTTTCCTTGCGGTACCATATCGTTTAGCGTAACTCCAATTTTTTCATTGGCAATTTTACGAAGTCTATCGTGGTAGGGTTTGTAAATTTTTTCTACTTCTTTGTCAGCTTCTTCTTTTGCGACGGAAACTGTTTTTGAGTCTTTGTTCAGTAATTCCACTTTTTTCCCATTTACATTAAATTTTAAATTAATTTCAGAAACAACCATTCCATATTTGAAAGGTTCTGTGATAAGAACACCATTTATAATATTTTTAGATACATTTTGATGCATATGTCCCGCTAGGATAACATCTATCTCAGGCACGGCATTTGCTAGATCTTTTACGCCTGTTTCGCTTATGCCGTTTTCATTGTCAATGCCCATATGAGCGACAACAACTATTGCATTTGCACCTTGCTTTTTTAAAATTTTAATCTGTTCTTTTGTTTCGGAAATTATGGGTGCAAAGTGAAAATCTTTTAAAAAACCTGTGTCTTCTTCAAATTTTTTTGACATAGGAGTTGAAAGTCCAATAACTCCAATTTTTACTCCATCTTTTTCAATAATTGTTGCAGCGTCTAAGTATCTTTTTTTTTCTTTGGATAAATTGAAGTTGTTTTTGTTTTTGTCGTTGTAAAATAAATTTGCAAGTAATTTTTTTGCTTCCATATCTTTTAAAATATTTGTCAAAGTTGGCATTCCAAAGTTAAACTCATGATTTCCCGGCACAAAGACATCGTATTTCATATAATTTAACACTTGTGGAACTGGGTGCTTTTTATCATTTGCAAAGTATTCAATCCAGTTATCCTGAATAGCATCTCCAACTTCCATAAGAAGCACATTTTTGTTGTTTTTTCTCACTTTGTTTACATAAGTGGAAATTTGTGCATAAGAACCTGATTTATCTTCTTTGTCAGCAGCGTAGTCCCAAGGTACAACTTTCCCATGAACATCGCTTGTCCCCAGTATTTTGATGTTTACTTCTCTCGTAAATCCTATTGCAGATAACGCCAGTAAAAAGGCACTCACTTTTCTTCTCACAATTATTTCTCCTTTTCTCACTAGTTTCATTGAAACGACATAAACGAGAGTGTAAATTTTTTGTGAATACAATAACTGCTATATTATTGAATTTATATCTATAATTACATAAAATTATGGACACCCTCACATAACAAACAATATTTTTTTTATTTATTCAATTTTTTATAATGTTCTCTTCCTTCTTTTAAAGTAAATTTTCTCTTATATTTTTTTTCATTGATCTTATCTTTAATCTCAAAAATTTTTTCTAAATCAATTCCATATTCATTGGCGATGGCAATCGTGTAATAAAATACATCAAAAACTTCTTCTTCAATAGTTCCTTTGATATTTTTCCCATCAAACCGCGTATTTTTTCTAATATCTTCAGCAAGTTCACCAAATTCTTCAATTAATTTTAAGACAATTCTCTGAATATTGTCCTTTTTTTCTCTTTCATCACATAAATCTTCTTTTTCGTCCAAAGTCCCCATTTCAATATGTTTAATCAGATATTGAACTTCTTTTAAAGTCATCATAGTTTTTCTCCTATTTTTTTCTATCATGTTAAAAAAATTATACAATTTTTTGGAAATATAGTCAAATAAATTGCTATATTTTACACCATCTCAAAGAAATTGAAATATTGAAAAAAAAAAGAAAATAGGATATAATAAAAAAGGGTTAAAAAAATTGAGGGGATTATAATTATAATGGAAGAAATTATACAAAAAGATGAGGAAAAAGAAAAAGGGCATCGTAAGCGATTAAGAGAAAAATTTTTAATTAGTGGAACTAAGGGGATGTTTGATTATGAAATTTTAGAATTGCTTTTAACTTATACGATCGTGCGAAAAAATTGTAGGGGGCTTGCGAGAGGGCTACTTTTGAAATATGGGGATTTGTATACTATTTTAAAGCAACCTAGTAAAGAATTGCAAAAAAATAAAAATATAACAGAGAGGACTGTTGTTTTTTTAAAGTTGATATTTGAAATAATTGAAAATGGGTTGTATAAAAAATTTATAATAAAAAAATTGAACTATCCAGTAATACTAAATTATTAGATTATCTAAGCTGTTCCCTTTTGAAAAGGGATGTTGAAGTTTTTAAAGTATTATTTTTAAACAGTCAAAACGAACTATTAAAAGAAGAAGAGTTATTTTTTGGGACTTTGGACAGAAGTACGATTTATATAAGGGAATTGATAAAAAAGATATTGAATTACAATGCAAAATCAATAATTATTGTCCATAATCATCCAGCAGGATCACTTAAACCATCAAATGCAGATATTTTTTTGACGAAAAAGATAAAAGAACTTTTTGACAAAATAGAAATACAGCTTCTAGACCATTTGATAATTAGTGAACGGGGATATTTTAGCTTTTTAGAAGGTGGAATACTGTGAAAATAATTAATATAAAATTTAGAAAAACAAAAAAGGTTTATCCGTTTATAATTAATGAATTGGAGAATTATAAAAAAGGAGATTATGTGTTGGTTGACACTATTCGTGGGGAGCAAATTGGAATTGTTTTGGATACTGTGTTGAATCAAGAAAAGATTCTAGCGGAAAAAGAAGAGCTCAAAATGCGGGAAGTTAAGAGAAAATTGAGCCAAAATGAGGTAAATAAACTTGCTGAATTGGACAAAAGAGCGGATGAAGCTTATTTTAGATGTAAAAAGATTGTGAAAAGACTTCTTCCTGAAATGAATCTTGTAATAGGCGAATATACTTTTGATGAAAATAAATTAATTTTTTATTTTACGGCGGAAAAAAGGCTGGATTTTAGGGAATTGGTAAAAGAAGTGAACAGAACTTTTAAAAAAAGAGTGGAATTTTATCAGATTAAAGTAAACGATGAAGGTCGTATCTTATCAGCATTTGGAAAATATGGAAGAGAAATTTATTGGTAATTTAAATTTTGAATCAAAAAATAGGTAAAAATTAGAAAATATCTAAAATTTACCTTTTTTATTTTCAAATTTTTTAAATTAAAGTAAGCTAACTTGTTAGAGTATAAGTTTTGTTTATCATAACTACACCAAGTTTATATAAAAGCATACAAAAATTATAGATATTCTTTTAATTTTTGTTTTTTATAAAAACTTTACTCATTTTCCACATATTTTTTTATAATATTTTGTGCTTTCTTGCAAATTTCGTCATAACTGCCATCTGGCTTAAATTTTTCTAGCACTGCAACTTCAATTTTTTTTGGTCTTGGAAATTTCATATATCTGGAGTACGCTTTAAATGCACCTTTTATACCGAGACACTGAATATCGATTCCCATTTCTTTGGCTATGATTGCAAAAACCTTTTTAAACTCGGCAACTTTGCCATCTTTTGTCCTTGCACCTTCAGGAAAGATTAATACGCTCTTTCCGCTTTTTAAATGTCCAACAATCTCTTCCACGCTTTTTCTTATATTTTTATTTATATCGACTAGTATAACGTTTCCGTGACTCACAAGAAGTTTCATAAAACCTTTTTTAAAATACCAGTCAATCGCTAAAAATAAAGTGTTATTTAATATTTTTCGAGGAAGCAGAGTTCCTAATACAACTGGATCAGCAAAACTTTGATGGTTTGAAACAAAAATTTGCGGTTCTGTCGTAAGATTTTTTTTATTTATTTTTTTTGTTCTAAAATACAAATCAACTATTGGTTGAAGTGGTTTTAATATTTTTGTAACCCAACGATTTTTATTGTCAACAATCGGTTTAGTTTCATCAATTATCTTTTTCCAGTCAACTTCATTATCTTCAATTTTTGTAGCTTTTTGGTTGATGTATTCAGAAAGTAAAAGCAAATTAGGCATTTTAGAAAACTCATCTTCATCCAGTCTAATTCCAAAATTACTTTCAATATATGCAAAAAATTCGACGATGTCAAGTGAGTCCATTCCAATTTCAAGTTCTAGATTTTCTTGTGGCTGTGGAGCAATTCCCTTATTCTTTTTGACATATTCTTTTAAAATTTTGTAAATTTCGTTATCTGGCTCAATCACTTTTTCTTTTTTATCCGTCTCACCTTTTTCGTATAAGTCTGGCAGCATAAATCTTCTTGTTTTTCCAACTCTTGTTTTCGGCAATTCATTTTCAAACAATTTGTAATCCAGTATTTTTTCATAGTTATGAGCTTTTAAGTTGTAGTCTTCCACAATATTTTTTATGTAAGTTTTTGTGTTTGTAATATTTCTTTTTCTAAATTCCAATAAATCTGGAACGATTATTGCCGTAAGTTTATTTTTATGATTAAAAATCCCAATTTCTTTTATAAGACCGTTGCTTTTGGCAAGAACTCTGTCTTCTAGTGTTTCAGGGTCGATGTTTTTACCATTTGATAAAACAATCATCGTATTTCTTCTTCCACGAATTGTAACAAATCCTTCGTCATCAATTGTCACCAAATCTCCAGTTTTAAACCAGCCGTCTTCGGTAATCACCTCTTTTGTCTTTTCAGGTTTTTTGTAATACCCTTTCATCACAATCGGTCCTTTTACCATAAGTTCTTCATTTTCAATCTTTACTTCGACATTAAAAAGTTTTTTCCCAACAGTTCCAATTTTTCTTTCTTTTTTAGAATTTACTGCTATAACTGGCGAAGTTTCAGTAAGTCCGTAACCCTCCAAAGAATAAATTCCCAAAGTTTCGTAAAATCTTGAAATTTCAGGATCCATTTTGGCTCCACCGACGACGATAAAATCCAAATGTCCTCCAAATTTTTTGTGAACTTTTGCAAACACTTTTCTTTTTAGCTTTATGGAATTTGATTTTTTCATAATTTGGTAAATAATTCTCGTTATGAATTTTGAATTAATTTGTTCCATAATTCCATCATAAAACAGCTTAAACACTCTAGGGACACCAATTAACGCCGTAACTCTATTTTTTTCAAGAGCTTCGAAAATCTCTTTACTTGCAATTTTTTCCACAAAAACGATGGAAGTCTGATATTTTAACATCAAAAGCACAGTCGCTGTAAGTGGCAAAATGTGGTGAAATGGAAGCAGCGCCAAAATTTGGTCACGGTAGTCAAAAATTCCTTTTTCATAAATTCCTTCCATTTCAGAATTTAGGTTGTCAAATGAAAGCATAACTCCTTTGGGATTTCCAGTCGTTCCAGAGGTGTAGAGCATAGCAGCAGTTTCATTTCCAGTCGGATTATTTAACTCAAAATCTGAATTTTTTATAGAATTTAACTTTTCTTCTGAGATTTTAACTTTATCAACATTAATTATTTTTATTTTATCCTTAAATTCATATTGATTGACAGCATCAATTATATTTTTTTGAGTTTCATCAGAACACAAAATAATATCAGGATTTGCGTCATTTAACACATACAAAATTTCTTGAGGGTTGCTATTCGCATCAAGCGCAATTCCCGCCGAATTTTTATCCCAAATGGCCATAAATCCATAAATCCACTCAGGACGATTTTCCATAATTATAAGTCCAAATCTGTCTTTTTCTAAATTTACTACATATTCTGAAAAATATTTAATATTATTTATAAGCTCAGTATAATTTATATGTCTATTTTTAAAATCGACTAAAGCAAGTCTGTCCGCTCTTTGTAAAAACATATATTTTCCTCCTTTTTTTAGATAAAAAAATTATATCACATTTTGGGTTGATACGCTATTTTTTTCTATTTTGGAGATAGTGTAAAAATTTTAGGGGCATATTTTGATTATAGGATGTTATTTTGTTTAATATAGTTTTTTATTTTTTACATAAGGGGAAAGGACCGCCATTTCCCCTTATAATCCCCACGCTCGTCTAAGCATTTTTTTGAAGCAAAGCCGAAACTCACTTCGTTCAGACAGTCGTCTTTACTCCAAAAAAATCACGACACCTTTTGTATAATAGTAAAATTTAAACCGTCGGAGCATTTTTATGTGCTGACAAAACTGTCTGAGCGAAAGCGAGTTTTTTGGCAGTGCATAAAAATGCCGAAGACTAGCCGGGGTGCAGGGGTGCGGCGATGAGCACTTCTGCTTAAAAAAGAAAAAATTATTTTAGTAACTTTCTGGATTGAATAAGAAACTTAAAATAGAAGTTTTTATTTCCCCTAAATATTTTACTCTGTCCTATTTTGGAGATAGTGTAAAATTTTAGGGAAACATTTTGATTATAGGATGTTGAAGAGTACTTCTACTTAAAAAAATAAATATTTTAGTAATTTTGTAAGTTGAATGGGAAACTTAAAATAGAAGTTTTTATGAGTTATGACAGAACACTCCCAATTTTAGTCGTGAGATGTTCAGTTAAATAAAGAGCAATTCTATTTTGTAATAAAATTGCTCATTTAAACTATTTATGGTTTTAGGTTAGGATGTTTCTTAAAATATTCTTCCCTCACTTTTTTGTAATTAGTAGGTGGTTTTCGATTGGGGTCAGGATATTTTGCCAAATCAAGAAAACTAAATCTTCTCATATTCATAGCATCTTTTTTTGTAGATTTTGTTCTAGTTGATGTTGTTTTTCTTTTTGTTTTTTTAGACCCTTTACTTGCTGAAGAGGCAAATAAAGATATTACGAGTGTTAATAATAGTATAATTTTTTTCATATATTTTTCCTTCTTTCTTTTTTTATAATTTTTTTATTTTAATTTAACAAGGCATACCCTTGTGAACTCATCGCAGCCTGAACTTCTCCTGCATTATTATATTTTTCTGTGGAAAAAGAGTTAGATTTTATTTCTTTATAAGAAGTAATATTATTGTTTTTATCTAAAACTATTTTCCCAATTTCAACTGGTTCAAAAGATTCAGTGTTGCCAAAAAATCCAGCAAATGTGTTTTGAATGAAATATTTAACTGATAAATTTCCATTTTCATCTTGTTTGTAATAAATTCCTGCTAAA
Proteins encoded in this window:
- a CDS encoding NRAMP family divalent metal transporter, yielding MENSITNETKSTWKTKLKAMGPGIVMASAAVGGSHIVSSAQAGAIYGWQLLLVVILVNLFKYPFFRFGVQYTLNTEKTLVEGYEKRGKGYLWVFFILNVFSAMVNTAAVGMLTGAIMMNIIPNGFGLSVGQITIILIVLMWAMIILGGYGVLDGISKFVMISLTLATTIAVIIAVIKGGRHIPANFVAPSPWHLASLPFIISLMGWMPAPIEISAINSMWLKEKKRSSNVSYEDGLFDFNVGYIGTAILAVIFLALGALIQYGSPEKVKPASAAYIAQLIKMYMTEIGSWSRLLIAFIAFMCLFGTTITVIDGYSRANNETLRLLLGKEKPSQKSLNIWFTVTSIIGILIVLLFSGNVAKMMRFAMIASFISTPVFAWLNLQLVKTGKHKVSGALYWLSVVGLIYLSAFAIFFMVAYFGGLL
- a CDS encoding bifunctional metallophosphatase/5'-nucleotidase; protein product: MRRKVSAFLLALSAIGFTREVNIKILGTSDVHGKVVPWDYAADKEDKSGSYAQISTYVNKVRKNNKNVLLMEVGDAIQDNWIEYFANDKKHPVPQVLNYMKYDVFVPGNHEFNFGMPTLTNILKDMEAKKLLANLFYNDKNKNNFNLSKEKKRYLDAATIIEKDGVKIGVIGLSTPMSKKFEEDTGFLKDFHFAPIISETKEQIKILKKQGANAIVVVAHMGIDNENGISETGVKDLANAVPEIDVILAGHMHQNVSKNIINGVLITEPFKYGMVVSEINLKFNVNGKKVELLNKDSKTVSVAKEEADKEVEKIYKPYHDRLRKIANEKIGVTLNDMVPQGKTCGVSISFAKDTGMSSFITDVEKYYSKADVVSFSYDYENIKLNRGDIKRKDIIYNYRYAGGDVTVFEMTGAQLKKYMEWSADYFDTIQRDDKNYRYNKERLKSKYVNFDIFGGVKYKIDLRNQKGQKVINLALENGEKITPEMKLKVGMNSYRFQQLIKKGGIFEGENIKILWSSKDELGGDAGTIQNMMIAYIQNVKNGVINGKSHDNWEIIGL
- a CDS encoding MazG nucleotide pyrophosphohydrolase domain-containing protein — translated: MMTLKEVQYLIKHIEMGTLDEKEDLCDEREKKDNIQRIVLKLIEEFGELAEDIRKNTRFDGKNIKGTIEEEVFDVFYYTIAIANEYGIDLEKIFEIKDKINEKKYKRKFTLKEGREHYKKLNK
- a CDS encoding JAB domain-containing protein: MKRDVEVFKVLFLNSQNELLKEEELFFGTLDRSTIYIRELIKKILNYNAKSIIIVHNHPAGSLKPSNADIFLTKKIKELFDKIEIQLLDHLIISERGYFSFLEGGIL
- the ricT gene encoding PSP1 family protein, translated to MKIINIKFRKTKKVYPFIINELENYKKGDYVLVDTIRGEQIGIVLDTVLNQEKILAEKEELKMREVKRKLSQNEVNKLAELDKRADEAYFRCKKIVKRLLPEMNLVIGEYTFDENKLIFYFTAEKRLDFRELVKEVNRTFKKRVEFYQIKVNDEGRILSAFGKYGREIYW
- a CDS encoding AMP-binding protein; this translates as MFLQRADRLALVDFKNRHINYTELINNIKYFSEYVVNLEKDRFGLIIMENRPEWIYGFMAIWDKNSAGIALDANSNPQEILYVLNDANPDIILCSDETQKNIIDAVNQYEFKDKIKIINVDKVKISEEKLNSIKNSDFELNNPTGNETAAMLYTSGTTGNPKGVMLSFDNLNSEMEGIYEKGIFDYRDQILALLPFHHILPLTATVLLMLKYQTSIVFVEKIASKEIFEALEKNRVTALIGVPRVFKLFYDGIMEQINSKFITRIIYQIMKKSNSIKLKRKVFAKVHKKFGGHLDFIVVGGAKMDPEISRFYETLGIYSLEGYGLTETSPVIAVNSKKERKIGTVGKKLFNVEVKIENEELMVKGPIVMKGYYKKPEKTKEVITEDGWFKTGDLVTIDDEGFVTIRGRRNTMIVLSNGKNIDPETLEDRVLAKSNGLIKEIGIFNHKNKLTAIIVPDLLEFRKRNITNTKTYIKNIVEDYNLKAHNYEKILDYKLFENELPKTRVGKTRRFMLPDLYEKGETDKKEKVIEPDNEIYKILKEYVKKNKGIAPQPQENLELEIGMDSLDIVEFFAYIESNFGIRLDEDEFSKMPNLLLLSEYINQKATKIEDNEVDWKKIIDETKPIVDNKNRWVTKILKPLQPIVDLYFRTKKINKKNLTTEPQIFVSNHQSFADPVVLGTLLPRKILNNTLFLAIDWYFKKGFMKLLVSHGNVILVDINKNIRKSVEEIVGHLKSGKSVLIFPEGARTKDGKVAEFKKVFAIIAKEMGIDIQCLGIKGAFKAYSRYMKFPRPKKIEVAVLEKFKPDGSYDEICKKAQNIIKKYVENE